From the Eremothecium cymbalariae DBVPG#7215 chromosome 6, complete sequence genome, one window contains:
- the ERG25 gene encoding methylsterol monooxygenase (similar to Ashbya gossypii AFR572W), whose translation MVTAVFSNSTVASVVGQGQGLGFGEILRNIRMVEPGLNLLEQYWAAWYCYMDNDVLATGLLFFLLHETMYFVRSLPWFIIDQIPYFRKYKIQPTKIPSAKEQWHCLKSVMLSHFLVESIPIWTFHPMCVKLGISVEAPFPSWTTIIPEIALFFVLEDTWHYWAHRLFHYGVFYKYIHKQHHRYAAPFGLCAEYAHPAETMTLGFGTVGMPILYVMYTGKLHLFTLCLWITLRLFQAVDSHSGYDFPWSLNKFLPFWAGAEHHDLHHHYFIGNYASSFRWWDYALETESGLEAKATREERMKRKAENKIKKLN comes from the coding sequence ATGGTGACGGCAGTATTTAGTAATTCTACAGTGGCCAGTGTTGTGGGTCAAGGCCAGGGATTGGGATTTGGAGAGATTTTGAGGAATATTAGGATGGTGGAGCCAGGGTTGAATTTGTTGGAGCAATATTGGGCGGCGTGGTATTGTTATATGGATAACGATGTTCTAGCTACAGGgttattgttttttttgttacaTGAGACCATGTATTTCGTAAGGTCTTTGCCATGGTTTATTATTGATCAGATTCCGTATTTCCGGAAGTACAAGATACAGCCGACGAAGATTCCTTCGGCGAAGGAGCAGTGGCATTGTTTGAAGTCGGTTATGTTGTCTCACTTTTTGGTGGAGTCCATTCCGATCTGGACGTTCCATCCTATGTGTGTGAAACTGGGGATTAGTGTGGAGGCTCCGTTTCCCAGCTGGACGACTATTATTCCTGAAATAGCGCTGTTCTTTGTTTTGGAGGACACATGGCATTACTGGGCGCACAGGTTATTCCACTATGGTGTTTTCTACAAGTATATTCACAAACAACATCATCGTTATGCGGCTCCGTTTGGGTTGTGTGCCGAGTATGCACATCCTGCCGAGACAATGACTCTTGGGTTTGGTACTGTTGGTATGCCTATCTTGTATGTGATGTATACAGGGAAATTGCATTTATTTACACTATGTTTGTGGATTACGCTAAGATTGTTCCAGGCTGTGGATTCTCACTCTGGGTATGATTTCCCATGGTCTTTGAACAAGTTCCTTCCATTCTGGGCAGGCGCGGAACATCACGATTTGCACCATCACTACTTTATTGGGAACTATGCTTCGTCCTTCAGATGGTGGGATTATGCCCTAGAAACCGAGTCTGGGTTAGAGGCCAAGGCCACCCGGGAGGagaggatgaagaggaagGCGGAGAACAAGATCAAGAAATTAAACTAA